Proteins encoded within one genomic window of Salmo trutta chromosome 11, fSalTru1.1, whole genome shotgun sequence:
- the LOC115202315 gene encoding calcium-binding and coiled-coil domain-containing protein 2 isoform X2, which yields MEIEQLKEQHETLRSVLKEQQQEIDHLKSLTTIPEKYERALINIQQLKKEQEELKGKVEVQSVEIAQMTLRLKSEQETRRLKDYIQLLQEARTQLHQEQQASHNTRRRAEKAERELEEVYERMESTSMTSAQTRQKSSKLEMQLLELRRIIEEKENIAEMAKVENEELSRENQDLRRDIERLRKEFTDLQAASVSMEHPSPYGSPTDPTPTEEQQLDVLSACLPSGNHYETQDTAPNSEEEELSLQCRHCHEWFPGITQDELELHEDSHRLCPYCNLICDGVEQTIFEDHVFSHEEFTGLQAASVSMEHPSPYGSPTDPTPTEEQQLDVLSACLPSGNHYETQETAPNSEEEELSLQCRHCHEWFPGITQDELELHEDSHSVCPFCTLICDGVEQTIFEDHVFSHEVERCHILTTQHTESC from the exons TCCCTGACCACTATTCCTGAGAAATATGAACGAGCGCTGATCAATATCCAACAGCTGAAGAAGGAGCAAGAGGAGTTGAAAGGAAAAGTGGAAGTCCAAAGTGTGGAGATTGCACA GATGACCCTAAGGCTCAAATCTGAGCAGGAGACCCGCAGACTGAAGGATTACATTCAGCTTCTACAG GAGGCTCGGACACAGTTGCACCAGGAGCAGCAGGCTTCCCACAATACCCGCAGACGTGCAGAGAAAGCCGAGAGGGAACTGGAGGAGGTCTATGAGCGCATGGAGAGCACTTCAATGACGTCTGCTCAGACCAGGCAGAAGAGCAGCAAACTAGAG ATGCAACTTTTAGAGTTACGCAGAATCATTGAGGAGAAAGAAAACATAGCAGAGATGGCTAAAGTAGAAAATGAGGAGTTGTCCAGAGAAAATCAG GACCTCAGAAGAGATATTGAGAGACTTCGCAAGGAGTTCACTGACCTCCAGGCTGCTTCAGTGTCCATGGAGCATCCCAGTCCTTATGGATCTCCAACTGACCCCACCCCCACTGAGGAGCAGCAGCTAGAtgtactgtctgcctgtctcccctcTGGGAACCACTATGAGACCCAAG ACACTGCTCCAAACTCTGAGGAGGAAGAG TTGTCCTTGCAGTGTCGTCACTGCCATGAGTGGTTCCCTGGCATCACCCAGGATGAGCTGGAGCTGCACGAGGACAGCCACAGACTGTGCCCCTACTGCAACCTCATCTGTGACGGAGTGGAGCAGACTATATTTGAAGACCACGTCTTCAGCCATGAG GAGTTCACTGGCCTCCAGGCTGCTTCAGTGTCCATGGAGCATCCCAGCCCTTATGGCTCTCCAACTGACCCCACCCCCACTGAGGAGCAGCAGCTAGATGTACTATCTGCCTGTCTCCCCTCTGGGAATCACTATGAGACCCAAG AAACTGCTCCAAACTCCGAGGAGGAAGAG TTGTCCTTGCAGTGTCGTCACTGCCATGAGTGGTTCCCTGGCATCACCCAGGATGAGCTGGAGCTGCACGAGGACAGCCACAGTGTGTGCCCCTTCTGCACCCTCATCTGTGACGGAGTGGAGCAGACTATATTTGAAGACCACGTCTTCAGCCATGAGGTGGAGAGATGCCACATCCTAACAACCCAGCATACAGAGAGTTGCTGA